Proteins co-encoded in one Fusarium musae strain F31 chromosome 3, whole genome shotgun sequence genomic window:
- a CDS encoding hypothetical protein (EggNog:ENOG41), which translates to MAPQDSFIEDEEDTWVAEFRANIQKNQKKRALDQRQKELQKREAEKENRKNLIGVRVVQKNLVYITGLAPTVREDELLKTLRKPEFFGQYGNIQKISISNRKSSDGQHQSLGIYVTFERPEEATRCIQAVHGSHNGDRVLKAQHGTTKYCSAWLKNEKCGNPGCMFLHEQGDEEDSYSRQDLSSMNSIGSQRPLPGGSSRSASRQQISHPTPPPVVSHSMTRSISKEGSENGADGSALPSSANWARNPQRSRRGSLATSGAASSPAISTAQPVTAEPVPEEAVEEEDEDELEEEEQQQPDPVAGPSSSRSREPESPAPTQESPDTWLKEIYKTLQSCPMPIFPDFDEDQYPPMFDPRGGEKRRAMREEEDSRLTGEQEEQPEVREPSEGEPETGGSLALGGEPEDRDTSSDNRGFDRRPSTQPPIQRLSTDGLFGPSLTGASPFGQSSGNPGSRSMTPQQLYLRSQGGFGDAPPGITSQSNAFQNHGQSQGQGHNRQSSRFSFANDNASSSTNVKVAANPRIMAQQSSMMPNTFPSQSSNQFYGASMPGPPPGLKSTGTPPSMFGQFGGQGFGAPKDNSSELLQSLIGRGRAGNNQSHDAGKREFMISSYSNQYPPSSTSTPAPSSGLLPPLYGNTPGGYQDMGSKQKKKGKKHRHANTSSSGGSGLVDLADPSILQARMQHQSQGSAGVGQGLFGGQSQDDELPSLDEATNSVDALVSDDPILPPIGLEGRTSVPPGLSLPPGIPANISRPPSTQGHAKLTNIVPALPRMPPPGLSQGSLTPDQSPAKLNPTTPVLEAKKNIKSLAAESGLSREITTQSQPKLTKASFLQDEDFPALDASKNKSRPATPTSKATPKAKRHAERIVDRMMAKAGASLESTTQETNAEETKVQETKAQEVKVKETKAQEAKPASSSQAADKKPTAVNTQVGKNVAVKTSELSATTEKSTTETSAAFPPLPTASSNAIASPVTRTAPKTLRVIATPKTEAPPPASPALTMASVALSGTSRAVSGSYRPDTPASEMISDNASVVSASVTHSRASSPPPSRIGSAAVRTTTKSQQRKQRKDVLKQETKLIAEAPIAEAEVHAPIMGRKKKQKKEKPVKATQPDASTIPETPTDEPSQPLSQQEPVKVPERETEEKPAKSKTSQKKSTKSKGKTKEVETQPTPPPPASPKESIPDTQEPPARPQPDPASVFSEVKNTLWASSVDKLQLFKPIANGSSRTDYSAAKNNANKAEHCKDCSCKCGEIQDEDLAALRAGKPVRKQFHVDGSRMLITPNGDCIRGLTPEEEDAFLELQAAIAKTAENPGSFIAPRHQPGSGAFSLIKGRAVPNGRPNIFPATAQLQSQDPIGKLQREDALSYINQYVLPRLNLGATNMGFPKGASPTKDAAAASLNSLAPYFYGPDAAAGVGIYSPPDGARAMQDFSSAGMSSEERGKNFGMGVGGMPLMSVEDAEGALAAARRETEKLEKGLNQVIKRNRRLVLGGNN; encoded by the exons ATGGCGCCACAAGATTCATTCatagaagatgaggaggataccTG GGTCGCCGAGTTTCGGGCCAATATTCAAAAGAACCAAAAGAAGCGAGCTCTAGATCAGCGACAAAAAGAACTACAGAAACGCGAAGCCGAAAAGGAAAACCGTAAAAATCTGATCGGCGTTCGTGTTGTCCAAAAGAACTTGGTCTATATCACGGGTCTTGCACCGACTGTTCGAGAGGAcgaacttctcaagacgCTACGAAAGCCCGAGTTCTTCGGCCAGTACGGAAACATCCAAAAGATATCCATTAGTAACCGAAAGAGCTCTGATGGCCAACATCAGTCGCTTGGCATTTACGTGACTTTCGAACGACCGGAAGAAGCGACACGGTGCATCCAAGCTGTGCACGGATCCCACAACGGTGATCGAGTCCTAAAGGCGCAGCACGGCACGACGAAATACTGTTCAGCTTGGTTAAAGAACGAAAAATGCGGCAATCCTGGTTGCATGTTCTTGCATGAACaaggcgatgaagaggacagtTACTCACGACAGGACTTGTCCTCTATGAACAGTATAGGGTCTCAACGGCCTCTCCCCGGAGGCAGTTCGCGATCGGCTTCCCGACAACAGATTTCCCATCCTACGCCGCCCCCCGTCGTATCCCATTCGATGACACGCTCCATTAGTAAAGAGGGTTCTGAGAATGGTGCCGATGGATCAGCTTTACCTTCCTCGGCCAACTGGGCACGCAACCCACAGCGAAGTCGTAGAGGTAGCCTTGCTACTAGTGGTGCTGCTTCAAGCCCTGCTATTTCAACAGCTCAGCCTGTTACCGCAGAGCCTGTGCCAGAAGAAGCggtcgaagaggaagatgaggatgagttggaggaagaggaacaacaacaaccggACCCAGTTGCTGGgccgtcatcatcaaggagCCGGGAGCCTGAATCACCCGCGCCAACTCAAGAGTCGCCTGATACATGGCTTAAGGAGATCTACAAGACACTGCAAAGTTGTCCTATGCCTATCTTTCCTGATTTTGACGAAGACCAATATCCACCTATGTTTGATCCTCGCGGTGGTGAGAAGCGCCGGGCCATgcgagaggaggaggattcaCGTTTGACcggagaacaagaagaacaaccTGAGGTTCGCGAGCCATCGGAAGGAGAACCTGAGACCGGTGGCAGCCTTGCTCTGGGAGGAGAGCCTGAAGACCGTGATACTTCTAGCGACAACCGAGGCTTTGATCGCCGACCTAGCACTCAGCCTCCCATTCAGCGACTTTCTACTGACGGGCTCTTTGGACCTTCTCTCACCGGAGCTTCACCCTTTGGTCAGAGCTCGGGGAATCCTGGCTCGCGGTCTATGACACCGCAGCAGTTGTATCTTCGATCTCAGGGCGGATTTGGCGATGCCCCTCCTGGCATAACCAGCCAAAGCAATGCTTTCCAGAACCATGGTCaaagccaaggtcaaggccacAACCGTCAATCCTCTCGATTTAGCTTTGCCAACGACAACGCGAGCTCTTCTACCAACGTCAAGGTCGCAGCTAACCCGCGTATCATGGCCCAGCAATCCTCTATGATGCCCAACACGTTTCCATCGCAGAGCAGCAACCAGTTTTACGGTGCCTCCATGCCTGGACCTCCTCCTGGTCTGAAGTCCACCGGCACTCCCCCTAGCATGTTCGGCCAGTTTGGTGGACAGGGCTTTGGCGCCCCCAAGGACAATTCAagtgagcttcttcagagtTTAATCGGCCGCGGTCGGGCTGGTAACAACCAGTCCCACGACGCGGGAAAGCGTGAGTTTATGATTTCTTCTTATTCAAACCAGTACCCACCATCCTCTACCTCAACCCCAGCTCCTTCTTCCGGGCTCCTGCCGCCTCTCTATGGTAATACACCTGGAGGGTACCAAGACATGGGCTctaagcagaagaagaagggaaagaagcaCAGACATGCTAACACTTCCTCCTCCGGGGGGAGTGGCTTAGTAGATCTTGCAGACCCGAGTATCTTGCAGGCGCGAATGCAGCACCAGTCTCAAGGCAGCGCCGGAGTCGGACAGGGCTTGTTTGGCGGTCAGAGTCAAG atgatgagctcCCATCCCTGGACGAGGCTACGAATTCTGTCGACGCTCTAGTTTCTGACGACCCTATACTGCCACCAATTGGTCTGGAAGGTCGCACATCTGTGCCTCCAGGCTTATCGTTACCCCCAGGAATACCAGCCAACATATCGAGACCTCCATCTACTCAAGGTCATGCAAAACTCACCAACATTGTGCCAGCGTTGCCTAGAATGCCACCCCCTGGACTCTCACAAGGTTCTCTAACGCCTGACCAGTCGCCTGCAAAGCTAAACCCAACGACACCTGTCTTGGAAGCAAAGAAAAATATCAAGTCTCTGGCGGCTGAAAGCGGACTCTCGCGAGAAATCACGACACAATCGCAACCGAAGCTTACAAAGGCAAGTTTCTTACAGGACGAGGACTTTCCGGCTTTGGATGCATCGAAGAACAAGAGTCGACCCGCAACGCCTACATCCAAGGCTACGCCAAAGGCCAAACGCCATGCTGAGAGGATTGTGGACAGAATGATGGCCAAGGCTGGAGCCAGCCTAGAGAGCACGACTCAGGAAACCAATGCCGAGGAGACCAAGGTTCAAGAGACCAAGGCTCAAGAAGTTAAGGTAAAGGAGACCAAGGCCCAGGAAGCGAAACCTGCATCATCGTCTCAGGCAGCAGACAAGAAGCCCACTGCTGTCAACACTCAGGTTGGAAAGAATGTGGCTGTGAAGACCAGTGAACTATCTGCAACAACTGAGAAGTCAACAACAGAGACCTCCGCTGCCTTTCCTCCATTGCCCACAGCCTCGTCTAACGCAATTGCATCCCCTGTCACACGCACAGCACCAAAGACGCTGCGTGTCATTGCAACTCCCAAGACTGAGGCACCTCCTCCTGCCTCTCCTGCCTTGACCATGGCATCGGTTGCGTTGTCAGGCACTTCCAGAGCCGTTTCCGGTAGTTACAGGCCAGATACACCTGCGAGCGAGATGATTAGTGACAACGCCTCGGTGGTGTCTGCCTCTGTGACCCATTCTCGGGCAAGCTCGCCACCCCCGAGCAGAATTGGGTCTGCTGCGGTAAGAACCACAACCAAGAGTCAACAGCGAAAGCAACGAAAAGATGTTTTGAAGCAAGAAACAAAGTTGATCGCTGAGGCTCCCATTGCAGAGGCAGAGGTGCATGCTCCTATCATGGGGCgcaagaagaaacagaagaaggaaaagccCGTCAAGGCGACCCAACCAGATGCTTCTACTATCCCTGAGACTCCAACAGACGAGCCGTCCCAGCCACTATCTCAGCAAGAGCCCGTCAAGGTGCCCGAAAGAGAGACAGAAGAGAAGCCTGCCAAGAGCAAGACTTCTCAAAAGAAGTCAACCAAATCCAAGGGCAAAACAAAGGAGGTAGAGACTCAACcgactcctcctcctccggcGTCTCCTAAGGAGTCTATCCCTGATACTCAGGAGCCACCTGCAAGACCACAGCCTGATCCTGCCTCGGTCTTTTCTGAGGTTAAGAACACTCTCTGGGCTTCGAGTGTAGATAAACTCCAACTGTTTAAGCCCATCGCCAACGGCTCATCTCGCACCGACTATAGTGCTGCTAAGAACAACGCCAACAAGGCTGAGCATTGTAAGGACTGCTCTTGCAAATGTGGAGAAATTCAAGATGAGGATCTTGCAGCGCTGCGCGCAGGGAAGCCTGTCCGAAAACAATTCCACGTTGATGGTAGCCGCATGCTCATTACCCCCAATGGTGACTGCATACGTGGTCTGACccctgaggaagaggacgcTTTTCTGGAACTTCAAGCTGCCATTGCTAAAACGGCAGAGAACCCTGGATCGTTTATTGCCCCTCGACATCAGCCTGGTAGTGGAGCATTCTCTCTTATTAAGGGCCGAGCTGTTCCCAATGGACGTCCCAACATCTTCCCCGCCACTGCCCAGCTCCAGTCCCAGGACCCCATCGGAAAGCTTCAGCGAGAGGACGCGCTTAGCTACATCAACCAGTACGTTCTTCCTCGCCTCAACCTAGGTGCTACGAACATGGGATTTCCTAAGGGAGCATCCCCTACCAAGGATGCGGCTGCTGCGAGTCTTAACTCTCTCGCACCCTACTTCTATGGTCCCGATGCTGCCGCCGGTGTGGGTATTTACAGCCCTCCTGATGGAGCGCGGGCGATGCAGGACTTCAGCTCAGCTGGAATGTCGAGTGAAGAGCGTGGAAAGAACTTCGGCATGGGTGTTGGTGGAATGCCCCTGATGAGTGTCGAAGATGCAGAGGGTGCCCTTGCGGCTGCTCGACGAGAGACtgagaagttggagaagggATTGAACCAGGTAATCAAGCGCAACAGACGACTTGTCCTTGGAGGAAACAACTAA
- a CDS encoding hypothetical protein (EggNog:ENOG41), whose amino-acid sequence MPGIPLHALDNLKAKLKAAFKKKDNKEEAKPADPKPTETKPADTTAATEPTKTEAAPPAPATEPAPAAEPAAPAAEPAKEEAKPATDAKPEAPAAAVAEPAKTEEPAAAPATEPAKPDAATATEAPAPAPEPAKTDPAPAAAPAAATAPVAETPALAPAAAETTPAAPAEAPKEEEKKDTPPAPAPAPVASA is encoded by the exons ATGCCCGGAATTC CTCTGCACGCCCTTGACaacctcaaggccaagctcaaggccgccttcaagaagaaggataacaAGGAGGAAGCCAAACCCGCCGACCCCAAGCCTACCGAGACAAAGCCTGCCGATACCACGGCTGCCACTGAGCCTACCAAGACCGAGGCTGCTCCTCCTGCTCCCGCCA CCGAGCCAGCTCCTGCAGCTGAACCCGCAGCCCCTGCTGCCGAACCAGCTAAGGAGGAGGCCAAGCCCGCAACTGATGCCAAGCCTGAGGCTcccgctgctgctgttgctgagccAGCCAAGACCGAGGAGCCAGCTGCTG CTCCTGCGACCGAACCCGCTAAGCCCGACGCTGCTACGGCCACCGAAGCTCCCGCTCCCGCTCCCGAGCCTGCCAAGACAGATCCGGCCCCGGCTGCTGCCCCTGCTGCCGCAACTGCTCCTGTCGCTGAGACTCCAGCTCTCGCCCCTGCTGCTGCCGAGACTACACCTGCTGCCCCTGCTGAGGCTcccaaggaggaagagaagaaggatactCCTCCCGCCCCTGCCCCTGCCCCTGTGGCCTCTGCTTAA
- a CDS encoding hypothetical protein (EggNog:ENOG41) — MSSQTNSAASSPIKSRRTSSTASNESTLSHHELEYMSLRDENLSYEDDVDFHIFIDAMDRVDSLVTERVPRRGRKESIGRLFNGLNNKLRRDSTSGPAAVLE; from the coding sequence ATGTCCAGCCAGACCAACAGTGCAGCCAGCAGCCCTATCAAATCGAGAAGaacctcatcaacagcatcaaatGAGAGTACTCTGAGCCATCACGAGTTGGAGTACATGTCTCTGCGCGATGAGAACCTCAGCTacgaagatgatgtcgactTCCATATCTTCATTGATGCCATGGACCGCGTCGACTCGCTAGTCACAGAAAGAGTTCCCCGAAGAGGACGAAAGGAGTCAATAGGCCGTCTGTTCAACGGACTCAACAACAAGCTACGCCGAGACAGCACATCAGGACCAGCAGCAGTGCTAGAATGA
- a CDS encoding hypothetical protein (EggNog:ENOG41): MIAGTLGPVASAFSICALVRPWRQHYIPSQPLKEAVFVADPIWLTVINAIQLGMAIISNIFLLLNMTRRVRFTIAQPLTIIGWYISAILLISLLATASGPLYEGFDHPKNELIWSQAFYYGIWAAILYFVDASLMVITFYGASVGHYPNDFNLTPSQRTLMLQTIMFLLYLLVGAVVFSNIEDWNYLDTVYWADVTLFTVGFGDFTAQTNLGRALMMPYALVGVISLGLVIGSIRSLVLERGKKQVDARMEEKKRRRIVRTMTKKGQDEVLEPIREPRRQDSRVSQGGQSNNQLPATEYERRKAEFDLMRKIQAQTSYRRRWVAMGISTGVWLILWLLGAYIFVKCEEDYQGWKYFDGFYFCFVSLTTIGYGDVTPISNAGKSFFVFWSLLALPTMTVLISNAGDTVVKLIRNGTLRLGNVTILPGEDNFKSDLKYIINRCTFGLMYADYTEPPPLNREKKPASKNSSTDTSDSMTKKEEDRLDEHARGRPRRSETGEDDDPADPRPGQERNNSTFTARVRRSLSRLRDAHEELPTGTNFHFLLISEIQVLTNHLKSSKPHKYSFEQWAWYLKLIGEDESNAETHGKAQPSSRHHHRHHPHRRKTNETAEGEKDVVSDDTTAWSWVGNRSPLMGSQEETEWILDRLLERLRESLSIEGKKQVTADARRALGADRRRSPDDAYHRKKDGEKEDV, from the coding sequence ATGATTGCCGGCACCCTCGGTCCAGTTGCTTCAGCCTTCAGTATCTGCGCTCTCGTGCGCCCATGGAGACAGCACTACATTCCCAGTCAGCCTCTCAAGGAGGCAGTTTTTGTCGCTGACCCAATATGGCTCACCGTCATAAACGCTATCCAGCTCGGCATGGCCATCATATCAAATATCTTCCTCTTACTAAACATGACACGCCGTGTACGCTTTACTATTGCTCAGCCACTCACCATCATCGGATGGTACATCTCTGCTATTCTGCTCATCTCCCTTCTAGCTACAGCCTCTGGACCGCTCTATGAAGGCTTTGATCACCCGAAGAATGAGCTCATATGGTCTCAGGCGTTTTACTACGGCATATGGGCTGCGATTCTCTACTTTGTCGATGCTTCTCTTATGGTGATAACATTCTATGGAGCATCCGTTGGTCATTATCCCAACGACTTCAACTTGACACCCAGCCAACGGACTCTCATGTTGCAGACTATCATGTTTCTGCTGTACTTACTAGTCGGAGCCGTTGTGTTTTCCAATATCGAAGACTGGAACTATCTGGACACCGTATACTGGGCAGATGTCACTCTATTTACCGTCGGGTTTGGTGATTTCACAGCTCAAACAAATCTAGGACGAGCTCTCATGATGCCATATGCTCTGGTCGGCGTCATCAGTCTCGGTTTGGTCATCGGTTCTATCCGCAGTCTTGTCCTCGAGCGAGGCAAGAAACAAGTTGATGCCAggatggaagagaagaaacgcCGACGGATTGTCCGAACCATGACCAAGAAAGGCCAGGATGAGGTACTCGAGCCGATTCGAGAGCCACGACGACAAGACTCTAGGGTTTCCCAGGGTGGGCAATCAAACAATCAACTACCGGCAACAGAATATGAGCGTCGAAAGGCAGAATTCGATCTCATGCGTAAGATTCAAGCCCAGACATCATATCGTCGTCGTTGGGTCGCCATGGGTATCTCAACCGGCGTGTGGCTTATCCTATGGCTCTTGGGCGCCTATATCTTTGTCAAGTGCGAAGAAGATTATCAAGGCTGGAAATACTTTGATGGCTTCTACTTTTGCTTCGTCAGTCTCACAACAATCGGATACGGCGACGTGACTCCTATTTCGAACGCTGGGAAGTCCTTTTTCGTCTTTTGGTCTTTGCTTGCATTGCCCACAATGACAGTCCTTATCTCAAATGCCGGGGACACCGTTGTCAAATTAATCCGTAATGGAACGCTTCGTCTTGGAAATGTCACTATTCTCCCAGGAGAGGACAACTTCAAGAGCGATCTCAaatacatcatcaacagatgTACCTTTGGTCTGATGTATGCTGATTACACAGAGCCGCCGCCCCTAAACCGGGAAAAGAAACCAGCTTCGAAGAATTCAAGCACTGATACTTCAGACTCGATgaccaagaaggaagaggacagACTTGACGAACACGCTCGGGGACGGCCCAGACGCTCAGAAACTGGAGAAGACGACGACCCAGCAGATCCGCGACCAGGCCAAGAACGGAATAATTCAACTTTCACAGCTCGAGTTCGTCGTTCTCTATCTCGTCTTCGAGACGCCCACGAGGAGTTGCCAACGGGAACAAACTTCCACTTCCTCCTCATTTCAGAAATCCAGGTCCTCACGAACCACCTCAAGTCATCAAAGCCACACAAATACTCCTTTGAGCAGTGGGCATGGTATCTTAAGCTCATCGGCGAGGATGAGAGCAATGCCGAAACACATGGAAAAGCACAGCCAAGTAgtcggcatcatcatcgccatcacccTCATCGCAGGAAAACAAATGAGACTGCTGAAGGTGAAAAGGACGTGGTCTCTGATGATACAACGGCTTGGTCCTGGGTAGGAAATCGGAGTCCGCTCATGGGAAGTCAAGAAGAGACGGAGTGGATTCTGGATAGACTCCTTGAGAGACTTCGGGAGTCTTTATCTATCGAGGGGAAGAAGCAGGTCACGGCTGATGCAAGGAGGGCTCTTGGGGCAGATCGTCGACGGTCACCAGATGATGCATATCATAGGAAGAAGGATGGAGAAAAGGAAGATGTTTGA
- the NUO31 gene encoding NADH-ubiquinone oxidoreductase 30.4 kDa subunit, mitochondrial, with product MATSISRSRALASALRPAKPSVQLRNEQAIRCLSSTARQYVAMPKESPNLRKAPRDHPSVLKAPIVNPADKYQSKSDNMHRYGAWLMGVLPKYIQQFSVWKDELTIYISPSGVYPVFSFLKYNTAAEFTQVSTITAADYPTRENRFEIVYNLLSVRHNSRIRVKTYADEASPVPSITGLFDGANWYEREVYDLFGVFFAGHPDLRRIMTDYGFEGHPLRKDFPLTGYTEIRYDEEKKRIVTEPLELTQAFRNFEGGSSAWEPVGAGQDRTPESFKLPTPKPEEKKEEPKK from the exons ATGGCGACAAGCATTTCTCGAAGCAGGGCGTTGGCCTCAGCTCTACGACCCGCGAAGCCCTCCGTCCAGCTCCGTAACGAGCAAGCAATCCGTTGCTTGTCCAGCACTGCCCGTCAATATGTCGCAATGCCGAAGGAGTCTCCCAACCTGCGAAAGGCCCCCCGAGATCACCCCAGCGTCCTGAAGGCCCCGATCGTCAACCCTGCCGACAAATACCAGAGCAAGTCGGACAACATGCACCGCTATGGTGCCTGGTTGATGGGTGTTCTGCCCAAGTACATCCAGCAGTTCTCCGTCTGGAAGGACGAACTCACCATCTATATCTCTCCCTCGGGTGTCTACCctgtcttcagcttcttgaaaT ACAACACTGCCGCTGAGTTCACCCAGGTTAGCACCATTACTGCTGCGGATTACCCCACGCGCGAGAACCGTTTCGAAATCGTCTACAACCTTCTTTCGGTCCGTCACAACTCCCGAATCCGTGTCAAGACCTACGCCGATGAGGCTTCTCCTGTCCCTAGTATTACCGGACTTTTTGATGGTGCCAACTGGTACGAACGAGAAGTGTACGACCTTTTCGGTGTCTTCTTTGCCGGTCACCCCGATCTCCGACGAATCATGACGGATTATGGTTTCGAGGGTCACCCTCTGCGAAAGGACTTCCCCTTGACTGGTTACACTGAGATCCGAtacgatgaggagaagaagcgtaTCGTCACCGAGCCTCTGGAGCTCACCCAGGCCTTCCGTAACTTTGAGGGTGGTTCCAGTGCGTGGGAGCCCGTTGGAGCCGGACAGGACCGCACACCCGAGTCTTTCAAGCTTCCAACGCCCAAgcctgaggagaagaaggaggagccGAAGAAATAA
- a CDS encoding hypothetical protein (EggNog:ENOG41): MTVFKSDAVQLAILINITEQPDSPLFIQLPASPVDGNQPPHIPRFLQGKPLASINYRWNFFDDESSETAPVDDVWPTPIHDTFFAYQWIVENLAPEGLKRRSIYVYGSHLGASLASSLALSESRPHKPFAVRGLVAYNGIYNWTMFFPDHPANQLGKYANNRTNYYRPREGTYVHYLQQNLPIFFQSTVDMFDVFASPSLFFHNPGLKVPSSYHLSEEESAAIEVLTNPNAEFNMKEKTPRMSRLVFPPRKSTLKIPETLLLYDTLPVPTATNRSGRPFGGKQWGNSLELQARELGEMMQRSIQMVELKERGYWDADVGMWENEPRRRVKMEHAGEESEDMVMDSKGEKVVEEWLTERLSPENRSHDHVGSNT, translated from the exons ATGACCGTGTTCAAGTCCGATGCGGTTCAGCTGGCCAT cctcatcaacattaCTGAGCAGCCAGACTCTCCACTCTTCATTCAACTCCCAGCTTCACCCGTGGATGGTAATCAACCTCCCCATATCCCCAGATTTCTCCAAGGGAAGCCGCTTGCCAGCATCAACTATCGTTGGAACTTCTTCGACGATGAGTCGAGTGAAACTGCTCCAGTCGACGATGTCTGGCCAACGCCAATCCACGATACCTTCTTCGCCTATCAGTGGATAGTCGAGAATCTTGCTCCAGAAGGTCTCAAGAGGCGTAGTATCTATGTCTATGGCTCTCATCTAGGCGCAAGTCTCGCTTCATCTCTGGCACTCTCGGAGTCACGACCGCACAAACCATTTGCGGTCCGGGGTTTGGTGGCATATAACGGAATCTACAATTGGACCATGTTCTTCCCGGACCATCCAGCAAATCAGCTCGGAAAGTATGCAAATAACAGAACCAACTACTACCGGCCTCGAGAGGGAACGTACGTGCACTACCTTCAGCAGAACCTACCGATCTTCTTCCAGTCAACGGTCGACATGTTCGATGTCTTCGCCAGCCcaagcctcttcttccacaATCCAGGATTAAAAGTTCCTTCGTCTTACCACCTGTCGGAAGAAGAGTCTGCAGCCATCGAAGTCCTGACCAACCCGAATGCCGAGTTCAATATGAAAGAAAAGACACCACGTATGTCGAGGCTGGTGTTTCCGCCCCGCAAATCGACGCTCAAGATCCCCGAGACACTTCTGCTGTACGACACACTTCCTGTGCCGACAGCGACGAACAGATCGGGCCGGCCATTTGGTGGGAAACAGTGGGGAAACAGCTTAGAGCTGCAAGCGCGCGAACTGGGCGAGATGATGCAGCGAAGTATCCAGATGGTCGAGCTGAAGGAGAGAGGATACTGGGACGCGGATGTTGGGATGTGGGAGAATGAGCCACGTCGACGGGTCAAAATGGAACATGCTGGGGAAGAGTCGGAGGATATGGTGATGGATTCAAAGGGAGAGAAGGTGGTGGAAGAGTGGTTGACAGAGAGACTGTCACCAGAGAATCGATCTCATGATCACGTAGGTAGCAATACATAG
- the RRD1 gene encoding Serine/threonine-protein phosphatase 2A activator 1 (EggNog:ENOG41), with product MTSATPPKHQTLEILDLSSPPAFTKPSKRINEGPDVARFLTSLAYRDIGIFILQLNRALCPRNQPSSPLPRTFPLNSKPPASPSVQALQNLLTKVESFIGQAPPDPGPRRFGNVSFRKWYAIFEEHLDELLGEGLLGETLKIGDGKAKEEVSSYLLGGFGSVQRLDYGTGHELSFIAFLGCLWKLGYFKDGQQGGEIEREIVLKVIEPYLNVVRKLILTYTLEPAGSHGVWGLDDHSFMPYVFGSAQLTRPINDDEPMPLEGSVKGAPKPSDVTKAAVVEDQRQINMYFAAIGFINDVKKGPFWEHSPILFDISGIRDGWGKINKGMIKMFNAEVLSKFPVVQHFPFGSLFSWDADPDAAAPTQSVHMANQPTTAAPVPSGPGTTAPWAQAARIPVPPSAGIPYTRMPPPGPSSGSLARPPRGAAPTSESTSAQITVTKTPWARDS from the exons ATGACGTCCGCAACCCCTCCAAAACACCAGACTCTTGAGATCCTGGACCTCAGCTCCCCGCCAGCATTCACCAAGCCCTCGAAGCGCATCAACGAAGGCCCCGACGTCGCACGCTTCCTCACCAGCCTCGCCTACCGCGATATCGgaatcttcatcctccagctTAACCGCGCCTTATGTCCTCGAAACCAACCATCGTCACCCCTCCCCCGCACCTTTCCCCTCAATTCGAAACCGCCGGCATCGCCGTCCGTCCAAGCTCTACAGAACCTTTTGACAAAGGTTGAAAGCTTCATCGGCCAAGCACCACCCGACCCCGGTCCTCGACGATTTGGAAATGTTAGCTTCCGAAAGTGGTATGCTATCTTTGAGGAGCATTTGGACGAGCTGTTGGGAGAAGGGCTTCTAGGTGAAACACTCAAAATTGGCGATGGAAAGGCGAAAGAAGAAGTCTCTAGCTACCTTCTTGGTGGTTTCGGTAGCGTCCAAAGACTAGACTACGGAACAGGGCATGAGCTCAGCTTCATAGCATTTCTTGGTTGTCTATGGAAGCTGGGATACTTCAAAGATGGACAGCAAGGAGGTGAGATCGAGCGCGAGATTGTCCTCAAGGTTATCGAACC ATATCTCAACGTGGTGAGGAAACTCATCCTAACTTACACTCTTGAACCCGCTGGCTCACACGGCGTCTGGGGCCTCGACGATCATTCCTTCATGCCCTACGTATTCGGCTCTGCACAACTCACACGGCCTATAAACGATGACGAACCAATGCCCTTGGAGGGATCTGTAAAGGGTGCGCCGAAGCCTAGCGACGTTACCAAAGCCGCAGTTGTGGAGGACCAGCGACAGATCAATATGTACTTTGCTGCCattggcttcatcaacgaCGTTAAGAAGGGCCCATTTTGGGAGCACAGTCCCATTCTCTTTGATATCTCTGGTATTCGAGATGGTTGgggcaagatcaacaagggcATGATCAAGATGTTCAACGCCGAAGTTTTGTCCAAGTTCCCAGTTGTCCAGCACTTCCCGTTCGGTTCACTCTTCTCTTGGGACGCTGATCCAGATGCTGCAGCTCCAACACAAAGCGTCCATATGGCGAACCAGCCAACCACAGCAGCCCCAGTACCTTCAGGACCCGGAACAACTGCGCCATGGGCTCAAGCTGCCAGAATACCAGTCCCACCGTCAGCCGGCATTCCCTATACTCGAATGCCACCTCCAGGACCGAGTTCAGGGTCACTTGCTAGGCCACCTCGAGGCGCTGCACCGACAAGTGAATCTACAAGCGCACAAATCACTGTTACCAAAACACCATGGGCTAGAGATTCATAG